Below is a window of Fimbriimonadaceae bacterium DNA.
GGGGAGAAGGATTCGGACATTCCTCCGGCAATGAGCCGGGCGGTGGCGAAGTGGGCGAAGGCAGATGCGAGGAGCTATGCTGGGATGTCGCATGTGGGGCCGCTCTTGGGTAGGCGGGGTGCCGAGGTTGCGGGGGATGCGGTGGCGTGGTTGAAGAAGAAGGGCGTCCCGGCGAAGTCGCAGTGAAAGGGCGTTCCTTTCACGCAAAGCTCGCAGAGTTTGGGCTGAGGTCTCTGCGAACTCTGCGCCTCTGCGGGAGCTTGCACTTTATTTCTCGCAAAGGCGCAAAGACACAATGCGTGTCCAGTCGGTTGTGATGTAGGCGTCCTTGCCTGCACAGTTGTCTTGTTGAACGGCAACGACGAAGCGTTGCCTTCTCTGCCCGACGTCGGTCACAGTTGTGAAAGCCCGAATATATTCGAGCACTCCCAAAAACGGCATCAACGGAGTGATGCCCTCCCTGCGAAAGTCGCCGCTGTGAAAGCTCGAATAAATTCGAGCACTCCCAAAAAGCGCTCAAAGCTGCCAGGTCATCACTAATCGAAGGCGGTTGCCCTGTTTGTCTGTGCCGACTCCGTAAGTCGCCACGAAGCGAGAAGGGCCAAAATCGTAACCCACGGTCGGGCCGATCCAGTTCTCTTTGTCGGTGAAGCTGCCGAATGCTTCGCCCCCAAACCAATGGTTTCGCTCGGCAGTAAAGGCCGCGCCCAGGCTATAACCCCATTCCACCGGCTTCCTTTTGGCCATCGCACGCTCAGCGATCAGGTTTGCCGAGACAATAACATCTGCGTTCGGATGGTAAGAAAGGATCAGCTTGCCCTCAAGCTCATAAGGCTCGCCCTTCTCCTTTGTCACTTCGAAGTAAGCGGCGGGCATGATCTTGCCGATCTCGGCTTCGCCGAATCGATATCGGTTTTCGAGCTTCCAGCCCTTCACCTCGGTTTTACCGTCCGCCCTCTCAAAAAGAAGATACGGCGCGATCGTATATCGGTCGGTCACACCATATTCCAGTTCGGCGCGGCCCTTCCATCTGCCGCCGCTCCCGGTTTGCGTGTACCAAATCTCCAACTCCTTCATGCCTTGAGGAGTCGTGTACCACGAGTATGTAAAGGCGAAGCGCCGGACGTCGGCTTGGGACTTGGCGGAAAGCCCGCCCACAAATAGCGCCGCAATGATTGCGCCGAAAATAGTTGTTTTCCTCATTTGCTTTTCACCGCCGAAGTTGGCGGACACCGGGGAGAATTGTGTCGGAGCGGGACTGGAGTGCATTTAACGATGCTAACGATCTCAATCCATACATGACTTTTTTGTATAGATAATGAGGTTGAGCGTTTTCGTTGGAATGGGGGTCAATGGTGAGTCGGGCCAGTTGGACAACCCCACCCCTTTATCCCCTCCCCCTAAGACTTCGTCCATGGGGAGGGGAGTGTGATCTGCACTCTCCCGAAACGCCAGAACGCCTAACGCTCAAGGCCTCTCCCCAGGTACACCTATGAGCATGTCTGCACACCAAGACTTACTGAACCGCCTCATCCCCAACCTTTCCGCCTTTTCCGGCTCCGACCTGACCGTCACTTCTCCCATCGACGGCGCGGAGCTTGCCAGACTGAAGCTGGACACTAAGGCCGAGGTGGACGCCAAGATCGCCAAGAGCGTGGAAGCGTTCAAGGCTTGGCGCGAGGTTCCGGCTCCGCATCGGGGCGAACTGGTGCGGCGGCTTGGCGAGAAGCTAAGAGCACATAAAGAGGATTTGGCTGTTCTGGTCACGATGGAGTGTGGAAAGCTCCTTGAGGAGGGCCGGGGCGAAGTCCAGGAGATGATCGACATCTGCGACTTTGCCGTTGGGCTCAGCCGCCAGCTTTACGGCCTTACCATTCAAAGCGAGCGCAAAAACCATGCGATGCACGAGAATTGGCTCCCGCTCGGGCCGGTCGGGATCATCAGCGCGTTCAACTTCCCCGTCGCGGTGTGGTCGTGGAATGCAAGCTTGGCGCTGGTCTGCGGCGACTCCTGCCTTTGGAAGCCCAGCGAGAAAACTCCCCTCACGGCTCTTGCCTGCCAAAGCCTGTTCGACGAGGTTTGTCGCGGTTTTGAAGGGGCTCCAGACGCCTTGAGCCAAGTCATTCTTGGCGTTGCCGAGCAGGGCGCGCAAATGGTGGATGACCACCGAGTGCCGCTCATCAGCGCGACCGGATCGACCCGAATGGGCAGCATCGTCGGGCCGAAGGTTGCGGCGCGGTTTGGCCGTTCGCTGCTGGAGCTTGGCGGCAATAACGCGATCATCGTCACACCATCGGCAGACCTGAACGTTGCGATTCCGTCGATCCTATTCGGTTCCGTCGGCACGGCGGGCCAGCGCTGCACCAGCACACGGCGCGTGATCGTCCACCGAAGCCTGATTGACAAGGTTTTTAGCACGCTCAAAGACGCCTATCTGCAGATCGGATCGACCAAGGTTGGGAATCCACTTGAAGCCGGAACGCTGGTGGGGCCGCTCATCGACAAAATGGCTTTTGACGGGATGCAGTCCGCCCTTGCGCGAATCCAGAATGAGGCGATGGAGGTTGTGGGCGGAGAGCGGGTCTTGAGCGACAAATTCCCGAACGGCTACTACGTGCATCCCGCGCTGGTGCGGCTGGAGAAGCAGTCGGAAGCGGTCTTTGCCGAGACCTTCGCGCCGATCGCTTATGTGATCCCTTACGACACGCTTGAGGAGGCGCTTGAGATTCATAACGCTGTTCCGCAGGGGCTTAGTTCGGCGATCATGACGACGGACGTCCGCGACGCCGAATACTTCAAACGCAACAGCGATTGCGGCATTGCGAATGTGAATATCGGTACGAGTGGAGCCGAGATCGGCGGGGCGTTTGGCGGGGAAAAAGAGACCGGCGGCGGGCGAGAGTCGGGCTCGGATGCGTGGAAGGCGTATATGCGACGGCAAACCAGCACGACGTTCTACGGTCGGGAGAAGCCTGCGCTGGCGCAGGGGATTAAGTTTGAGGTGTAATTAAAGCCCCCTCCTTGTCAACGTCCGAGACTTCATGAGGAGGGGGTTGGGGGTGAAGAGTAATACAATGGTTGTGTGAACAAAAGACTGTCCCGCAATGACCGATGGCTTTTGGAGATGGTTCGTCGGGATAGCAACGAACTGTGGACTTTGGTGAACCTTCTGGGGCAGCTTCAGTACCGTCCAGTCATCCCACTCCTCATTCGAATCTACGAGCTTATGGATGGCACCGAAGGTCGTCCAGACATGCGCACCTATTGCCTGGAAAAGATCGGTTGTGTGGGTGGAAAGAAGGCTCGGGCGTTTCTGCACGATGTTCTGAAGAATCATAAGGGACATCCTTCGCTAGGCGATTGGGCGATCGTGGGGCTGTGCCGTTGGGGGACTGAGTCCAAGCAAGACGCAGAAACGTTTCTTGCCTTGCTTGATGATCCTAAGGCGAGCGTCGAAACTAAGCACTCGGCTGTTCATGGTCTCGCGAACATTGCTACCAAGCGCAGTTGGGGAGATAAATATCGGCTGGATGAGGAGATTGTCACTAAGATGATTCATGCTGCAGAGTTCGGTCTGAATCACGAACATCCTGAAATGCGCATTGCTGCTATCCAGCTTTCCTACCATCTGAATGCCCACCGGGATCGTGTGGAAGAACTTGCAAGAATCGACAACCGGAAAGGTGAGGTCACCAAGGTTTCGACAGAGGCAAAGATCATTCTGGCAAGTTGGGAAGACTGAACTTCTGCTCCCATAATCACCGCATGGCGTACTACATGCGCTTCTTTTCGGAATCTTCGCTGCCTGCGCTTAGTGAAATTCAGGCAGCATTTACTACGGTCAATAAGGAGTACTCCCTCACCACCGAGGAGCCGTTTGTCCTGAGCTTTGGTGAGTGCGAGATCGCGGTCTTGGAAATCTCTTGTCCGGGTGATGAAGTCTTTGAGGAAGAGATTGAAGAGTTTTTGGAGTCGCTCGAAGGTTCGTTTTTCAAACGTCGAAGAGTCGAGAAGTGTCTAAAGAACTGCGCAGGGATTCTTGCCGTTCAGGTTCTATTCGGTGGCAAGGATAGCAACGAGACTCTGGATCGTATCGCTCCACTTTGGCATTTCCTCATGAAGCGATCAAAAGGGCTGATTCAGGCTGACGGGGAGGGCTTTTATGCAGGCACGAAGCTCATCCTTGAGTTGGAATGATGCGTTTGTACCCTCCGTTGTGGAGGGATCAGAGCCCTTCCTCGTGCCACTGGTCGTGATGAGGATCGGACTGTAGGTGGACAGAGTCGTTCGGTCTCCCTCCCCTTAATCCCCTCCCTCATCAATCCTTCGGAGTTGACGAGGGAGGGGAAATCTGATCAGCCCCCACAACCTCCGCACAATCCGTCAAACTTTTCATCAGACCGTCATCGCACACTCTCTTTCGACAGTCCGATGGAAGTACAGAACCTAGACCAATTGCTGCAGTGGATTCTCGACCGCGCCCCGAAAGTGAGGGAGCTGGCCGAGCAGGCCGCCTACAGCCGATCGCACTACTCGCGCTCTTTGAGTGAAGAGTTGGGCGAGCCGGTGCAGAGCATCCGCAAACGGCTGCTTTTGGAGCGGGCGGCATGGCAGTTGCGAACGAGCAAGCTCAGCGTAAGTGAGATCGCCATCGAAGCGGGTTATGACTCGCTGGAAGGCTTTTCTCGTGCGTTTCGAGCTGAGTTCGGGGTTTCGCCGAGCGAACACCGAACCGCGGATTTGCCTGCGTGGGCGCTGCCCAGCACGGCGGGGATTCACTTCCACCCTTACGGACTGATCATCCGAAGAAAGGAGAGAATGAACATGAATATCACTGAACGCATGATGAGGCACCACGTATGGCACGTGGATCGCCTTATCCAGCTTGCCGGAACTTTATCTGACGAGCAACTTGATCAACCGACGATTGACCTTCCCCAGCCGGTCGTCTTCAACGACCCGCACCCCGATGTGCGGAGTACGCTCGACTGGATCATCTTCACACAGGAGGTTTGGCTTGCTGCTGTGAATGGGGAAAGCTGCATTCAGGAGGGGCGCGACACAACGCTTGCAGGCTTGAAGGAGCGGCATCGCAAGTCGGGACAGGGATTGCTTACGTTACTAGAACGGATCGAAAGAGAGCGTCTGTATGACACCGAGTTTGTGGACGGGCTGTGCGATCCGCCACAGGCGTTCACCTTCGGCGGGATCATCGCGCACATCCTGACGTTCTCGGCAGCACGGCGGGTGTTGGCGCTTGCCGCGCTGAACAAGCTTGGAGTGGTCACGAATGACTACGGCGATCCTTTGAACTGGGAACGGAGTGGCGGTTTGTAGTGAGTAGTGAGTAGTGAGTAGTGAGTAGTGAGTAGTGAATAGTGAGTGGTGAGGAGCGGGGAGCCGATCTCGGCTCTTGGCTTTTTGCCGTGGTTCTATGTGTGGCCAGCATCGAATCGCGGCAGGGCGGCTCATGTTTCTTGGATCGTTTGTCACGGCGCAGCCCAAATCGGGCCCCATCCCGCCCACTGCCCGAGTGCCATAATTAGGCTAAGAAGGCACAGCGCCTACAAGGAATTCACCAGAAATGAAAGTCAGTATCATCGGAGGAGGGGGCCGCGTCGGATCGGATGCGGCTTTTGTTTTGCAACTTGGCGGGATCGTGACCGAGATCGCCCTGATGGACATGAATCAGGACATGGCCGCCGGTGAGGCCCTGGACCTGCGCCACGGTTCGGCCCTGACGTCCAACCAGACGTTTACCAGCGGCGGCTATGAAGTCGTCGACGGCAGCGACTGTGTGGTCATCACCGCCGGTTTGCGCCGCAAGCCCGACGAGTCGCGCTTGGAGCTGATCAACCGCAACGTTGGATTGTTTCGAGGCATCCTCGACGAGCTCAAAAAGGTCAAGCTGAACGCGGGTGCGACGATCATCGTCGTCTCCAACCCGGTCGACATTTTGACGCAGCTCACCGTGGAGAGCGAGATCCTTCCCGTGAACCAGGTTCTTGGTCTGGGCACCGTGCTTGATACTTGCCGATTCCGCAGCCTCATCGCCGACCGCTTGAAGGTGGGTGCGCTGGACGTGGATGCTCTTATCCTCGGCGAGCATGGCGACTCGATGGTCCCGATTTGGTCGACGGCGAACATCAAGGGCGTTCCGTTTGCAAATATTCCCGGCTTTACTCCGGCGCTTGGCGACGAGATTTTCGACTTCACGAAGAAGTCGGGGGCGGAAGTGATTCGCTTGAAGGGTGGCGCGGGCCGCGCCGTCGGCGTTTCCATCGCCGAAGTGGTTCATGCCATTGCCAAGGATTCCAAAGAGGCACTTCCGGTATCCGCTTGGCAGACCGGAAAGCTGGGCATCAGCGACACCTGCCTTTCTCTTCCCACGCGGGTTGGTCGTGCGGGCGTGATTGAGATCCTTGAGCCGACCGTTACGGCGGAAGAGCGAGAAGGTCTGCACAAGTCGATGGAGAGGCTGAAAGAGACGCGGGCACAGATAGCGTAGTGAGTCGTGAGTAGTGAATAGTGAGTGGTGAGGAGCGGGGAGCCGATCTCTGAACGCTTATCTCCGATTTCCGATTTCTGATCTCCGATCTCTGATCACCCAAAAAAGCTCCCAAGTTGATTTCAACTTGGGAGCTTTTCGCATTCCGGGAAGTGGCGACAGCGCTTGGTTTGCGCCTCACCGCTCCATCATCACGACGAGAACTTCGGGAAGGTCAAAGTTTCGCCTGGCTCGCCCTTGTTTTCAGAAGGCATGCTCGAGTGCTGTTTATTCGTTCCTATCACGCCTTGTTCGGCGCGCAGTCTTCGACGCAACACGAGCGCTTCCTGAGCCTCGCTGAGGTGGAAGAGAGCAACTTTGTTCTCTTCACAGG
It encodes the following:
- a CDS encoding aldehyde dehydrogenase family protein translates to MSAHQDLLNRLIPNLSAFSGSDLTVTSPIDGAELARLKLDTKAEVDAKIAKSVEAFKAWREVPAPHRGELVRRLGEKLRAHKEDLAVLVTMECGKLLEEGRGEVQEMIDICDFAVGLSRQLYGLTIQSERKNHAMHENWLPLGPVGIISAFNFPVAVWSWNASLALVCGDSCLWKPSEKTPLTALACQSLFDEVCRGFEGAPDALSQVILGVAEQGAQMVDDHRVPLISATGSTRMGSIVGPKVAARFGRSLLELGGNNAIIVTPSADLNVAIPSILFGSVGTAGQRCTSTRRVIVHRSLIDKVFSTLKDAYLQIGSTKVGNPLEAGTLVGPLIDKMAFDGMQSALARIQNEAMEVVGGERVLSDKFPNGYYVHPALVRLEKQSEAVFAETFAPIAYVIPYDTLEEALEIHNAVPQGLSSAIMTTDVRDAEYFKRNSDCGIANVNIGTSGAEIGGAFGGEKETGGGRESGSDAWKAYMRRQTSTTFYGREKPALAQGIKFEV
- a CDS encoding helix-turn-helix transcriptional regulator, with amino-acid sequence MEVQNLDQLLQWILDRAPKVRELAEQAAYSRSHYSRSLSEELGEPVQSIRKRLLLERAAWQLRTSKLSVSEIAIEAGYDSLEGFSRAFRAEFGVSPSEHRTADLPAWALPSTAGIHFHPYGLIIRRKERMNMNITERMMRHHVWHVDRLIQLAGTLSDEQLDQPTIDLPQPVVFNDPHPDVRSTLDWIIFTQEVWLAAVNGESCIQEGRDTTLAGLKERHRKSGQGLLTLLERIERERLYDTEFVDGLCDPPQAFTFGGIIAHILTFSAARRVLALAALNKLGVVTNDYGDPLNWERSGGL
- a CDS encoding lactate/malate dehydrogenase family protein — translated: MKVSIIGGGGRVGSDAAFVLQLGGIVTEIALMDMNQDMAAGEALDLRHGSALTSNQTFTSGGYEVVDGSDCVVITAGLRRKPDESRLELINRNVGLFRGILDELKKVKLNAGATIIVVSNPVDILTQLTVESEILPVNQVLGLGTVLDTCRFRSLIADRLKVGALDVDALILGEHGDSMVPIWSTANIKGVPFANIPGFTPALGDEIFDFTKKSGAEVIRLKGGAGRAVGVSIAEVVHAIAKDSKEALPVSAWQTGKLGISDTCLSLPTRVGRAGVIEILEPTVTAEEREGLHKSMERLKETRAQIA